GGTTGTTTACAGTTTAGTATTTTGGTTCTTCAGAGTTCCGGAACGTGATATTTTGGAACACAGGGAAAATGTTATTGCTCCTGTCGACGGGAAGGTAGTAATGATCAAAGAAGTGGATGAGACTGAATTTCTGAAAGGAAAAGCCATTCAGGTGTCTATTTTCATGTCGCCGCTGAATGTTCATATCTGCCGATATCCGGTTTCCGGAAAAGTGACCTACAAAAAGTATCATCCGGGAAAGTACCTTGTTGCATGGCATGAAAAGTCTTCTACAGAGAACGAAAGAACTACAGTTGCCATAGAAACAGCTACCAATCATCAGGTAGTATTCAGACAGATCGCAGGATATGTGGCGAGAAGGATCGTTTTCTATTGTAATGAAGGAGATCAGGCAAAAGCCGGCCATGAGTTCGGTTTCATTAAATTCGGTTCCAGAATGGACGTTTTTCTGCCTTTAGACACTGAAATTATTTGTAAGATCGGAGACATTACCAAAGGTGGGCTTGATGTGATCGCCAAAATGAAAGATTAATAAAGAATAACATCAAAATATATATAAAGGGGAAATTAAGTTTCTCCTTTTTTTGTGCCTATTTTACTAAACTATTTCCAACCTGATTCACCTGTTTTAATTTCAGGATTCTATTTTCTTAGTTTTTGTACGCACGCGTACTATTGAGTACTCATTTTGTGGAGTATATTTCTTGAAATCAATATTTTTGTAGGAATATTATTCTTATCAAATTTTATTCGGTG
The Chryseobacterium sp. W4I1 DNA segment above includes these coding regions:
- a CDS encoding phosphatidylserine decarboxylase family protein, producing MKLHRESKGTITVATILFIIISVLAIYFLKMWSLLIIMPLLVVYSLVFWFFRVPERDILEHRENVIAPVDGKVVMIKEVDETEFLKGKAIQVSIFMSPLNVHICRYPVSGKVTYKKYHPGKYLVAWHEKSSTENERTTVAIETATNHQVVFRQIAGYVARRIVFYCNEGDQAKAGHEFGFIKFGSRMDVFLPLDTEIICKIGDITKGGLDVIAKMKD